A single Bifidobacterium scardovii JCM 12489 = DSM 13734 DNA region contains:
- a CDS encoding MFS transporter: protein MLFALACFLVGAVVCTAAASFPVLLAGRIVQGVSTGIVLPTMYAAIMRVFPPRSIGAANGVAGLVVMFAPVIGPTLAGALIGALSWRAIFALFAVVSVIALACTAAFFVTPIERTRPAVDVPSIVASALGFGCLVAGVSLISDMGSSPAVIGLLVVGVAVLAFYAYRQLHIADPLLDLRALGIAAFRTPALMVSCSFACTLAFMYLVPQELQRGLGMSSTLAGMLMLPGGVVNAVCTLMAGRLFDRHGARTLVWIGVAMTAIGGALFFAIGVGLAVALFLAAHVIVMVGIPFIQQSAQSSGSWRPGRMSPGHAR, encoded by the coding sequence GTGCTGTTCGCGTTGGCCTGCTTCCTCGTCGGCGCCGTGGTGTGCACCGCGGCCGCGAGTTTCCCCGTGCTGCTCGCCGGGCGCATCGTGCAGGGCGTCAGCACCGGCATCGTGCTGCCGACCATGTACGCGGCGATCATGCGCGTCTTTCCGCCCCGCAGCATCGGCGCCGCCAACGGCGTGGCCGGACTGGTGGTCATGTTCGCTCCGGTCATCGGCCCGACCCTTGCCGGCGCGCTGATCGGCGCGCTGAGCTGGCGCGCGATCTTCGCGCTGTTCGCCGTCGTCTCCGTCATCGCCCTGGCTTGCACGGCCGCGTTCTTCGTCACCCCGATCGAGCGCACGCGCCCGGCGGTCGACGTCCCGTCCATCGTCGCCTCCGCCCTCGGCTTCGGCTGCCTGGTGGCCGGCGTGAGCCTGATCAGCGACATGGGCTCCTCCCCGGCGGTGATCGGCCTGCTCGTGGTCGGCGTGGCGGTGCTCGCGTTCTACGCCTATCGCCAGCTGCACATCGCCGATCCGCTGCTCGACCTGCGTGCCCTGGGCATCGCGGCGTTCCGCACGCCGGCCCTCATGGTGAGCTGCTCGTTCGCCTGCACCCTGGCGTTCATGTATCTGGTGCCGCAGGAACTGCAGCGCGGGCTGGGCATGAGCTCCACGCTCGCCGGCATGCTCATGCTGCCGGGCGGCGTCGTCAACGCGGTGTGCACGCTGATGGCCGGCCGCCTGTTCGACCGCCACGGCGCCAGAACGCTCGTGTGGATCGGCGTGGCGATGACCGCCATCGGCGGCGCGCTGTTCTTCGCCATCGGCGTCGGCTTGGCCGTCGCGCTGTTCCTGGCCGCGCACGTCATCGTCATGGTCGGCATCCCGTTCATCCAGCAGTCGGCGCAGTCCTCCGGTTCATGGCGGCCGGGGCGCATGAGCCCTGGCCACGCCCGGTGA
- a CDS encoding ACT domain-containing protein: MNKAIITVVGQDTVGIIARVCTYLSQRNVNVLDISQTIIDGYFNMMMIVDYANADKDFGAMVGNLEDLGDDIGVRIRCQREEIFTKMHRI; encoded by the coding sequence ATGAACAAGGCAATCATCACCGTCGTCGGACAGGACACCGTCGGCATCATCGCGCGCGTCTGCACCTACCTGTCCCAGCGCAACGTCAACGTGCTCGACATCTCGCAGACCATCATCGACGGCTATTTCAACATGATGATGATCGTCGACTACGCCAACGCGGACAAGGACTTCGGCGCGATGGTCGGCAACCTCGAGGATCTCGGCGACGACATCGGCGTGCGCATCCGCTGCCAGCGCGAAGAGATCTTCACCAAGATGCACCGCATCTGA
- a CDS encoding tRNA (cytidine(34)-2'-O)-methyltransferase: MNEAKVPGNPEEKVEKMFEYGYRKSNYGPDELVTDAHGNPISVVDAMLSAEKAAATETVTPHLCYYSPRIPGNTGSAIRLCAVTGTILHLVEPLGFNLRDTKLRRAGLDYHDMAHVVLHPNFDNLVESMPNSRIIAFTAHATKLYTEVEYKPTDILLFGPEPGDIPDPMDIMAGPHVAEQVRLPMRPSLRSLNLTNCASIAIYEAWRQLDFQGGR; encoded by the coding sequence ATGAACGAAGCGAAAGTTCCCGGAAACCCCGAAGAAAAAGTCGAGAAGATGTTCGAGTACGGATACCGCAAGTCGAATTACGGCCCGGACGAGCTGGTGACCGACGCGCACGGCAATCCGATCTCCGTGGTCGATGCGATGCTCTCCGCCGAGAAAGCCGCCGCCACCGAGACGGTGACGCCGCATCTGTGCTATTACTCCCCCCGCATCCCCGGCAACACCGGGTCGGCGATCCGCCTGTGCGCGGTGACCGGCACGATCCTCCATCTGGTGGAGCCGCTCGGTTTCAACCTGCGCGACACCAAGCTCCGCCGTGCCGGCCTGGACTACCACGACATGGCCCATGTGGTGCTGCACCCGAATTTCGACAATCTGGTGGAATCGATGCCGAACTCGCGCATCATCGCGTTCACGGCGCACGCCACCAAGCTGTACACCGAAGTCGAGTACAAGCCGACCGATATTCTGCTCTTCGGCCCGGAACCGGGCGACATTCCCGATCCCATGGATATCATGGCAGGCCCGCACGTCGCCGAACAGGTCCGCCTGCCCATGCGCCCGAGCCTGCGCTCCCTCAACCTCACCAACTGCGCCTCCATCGCGATCTATGAGGCGTGGCGCCAGCTCGACTTCCAAGGCGGCCGCTGA
- a CDS encoding PFL family protein: MLNIMEVHETNQMIEQEKLDVRTITMGISLLDCASASVDETCDNIYRKITTYAKDLVSTGQAIERDYGIPIVNKRITVTPISLVGASSCKTSEDFVKIAHALDKAAKEVGVDLIGGYSALVSKSMTPAEELLIRSLPQALSETDIVCSSVNVGSTKTGIDMDAVELLGHIVKDIAERTADNDSYGCVKFVAFCNVPDDNPFMAGGFHGVTEGDAVINVGVSGPGVVSRALDAAKGKDFEFLCETIKRTAFKITRVGQLVAQEASRRLGVPFGIIDLSLAPTPAVGDSVGEVLEKIGLEQVGAPGTTAALAMLNDQVKKGGIMASSYVGGLSGAFIPVSEDKNMIDAAASGCLTIEKLEAMTCVCSVGLDMIAIPGDTSAATISGIIADEAAIGMVNQKTTAVRVIPVAGKGVGEMANFGGLMGYAPIMPVNQTSCEAFVTRGGRIPAPIHSFKN, encoded by the coding sequence GTGCTGAATATCATGGAGGTCCACGAGACCAACCAGATGATCGAGCAGGAGAAGCTCGACGTGCGCACCATCACCATGGGCATCTCGCTGCTCGACTGCGCGAGCGCGTCCGTGGACGAGACCTGCGACAACATCTACCGCAAGATCACCACGTATGCCAAGGACCTCGTGTCGACCGGCCAGGCCATCGAACGCGACTACGGCATCCCGATCGTCAACAAGCGCATCACCGTCACCCCGATCTCGCTGGTCGGCGCCAGCTCCTGCAAGACGAGCGAGGATTTCGTCAAGATCGCCCACGCGCTCGACAAGGCGGCCAAGGAGGTCGGTGTCGACCTCATCGGCGGCTACTCGGCGCTCGTCTCCAAGTCGATGACCCCGGCCGAGGAACTGCTCATCCGCTCCCTGCCGCAGGCGTTGAGCGAGACCGACATCGTCTGCTCGTCGGTGAACGTCGGGTCGACCAAGACCGGCATCGACATGGACGCGGTCGAGCTGCTCGGCCATATCGTCAAGGACATCGCCGAGCGCACCGCCGACAACGATTCCTACGGCTGCGTCAAGTTCGTCGCGTTCTGCAACGTGCCCGACGACAACCCGTTCATGGCCGGCGGCTTCCACGGCGTGACCGAGGGCGACGCCGTCATCAACGTCGGCGTGTCCGGCCCGGGCGTGGTCTCCCGCGCGCTCGATGCGGCCAAGGGCAAGGATTTCGAATTCCTGTGCGAGACGATCAAGCGCACCGCGTTCAAGATCACGCGCGTCGGACAGCTCGTCGCGCAGGAGGCCTCGCGCCGCCTCGGCGTGCCGTTCGGCATCATCGACCTGTCGCTGGCCCCGACCCCGGCCGTCGGCGATTCGGTCGGCGAGGTGCTTGAGAAGATCGGCCTGGAGCAGGTCGGCGCCCCCGGCACCACGGCCGCTCTGGCCATGCTCAACGATCAGGTGAAGAAGGGCGGCATCATGGCGTCCTCGTATGTCGGCGGCCTGTCCGGCGCGTTCATCCCGGTGTCCGAGGACAAGAACATGATCGACGCGGCCGCATCCGGCTGCCTGACGATCGAGAAGCTCGAGGCGATGACCTGCGTGTGCTCGGTCGGCCTCGACATGATCGCGATCCCCGGCGACACCAGCGCCGCCACGATTTCCGGCATCATCGCCGACGAGGCGGCCATCGGCATGGTCAACCAGAAGACCACCGCCGTGCGCGTGATCCCGGTGGCGGGCAAGGGCGTCGGCGAGATGGCGAACTTCGGCGGCTTGATGGGCTACGCGCCGATCATGCCGGTCAACCAGACCAGCTGTGAGGCGTTCGTGACGCGCGGCGGCCGCATCCCCGCGCCGATCCACTCGTTCAAGAACTGA
- a CDS encoding MFS transporter — protein MSDIQTTPENTMPAGESGIYDSRNPRTPPHNSPDPRNDDAARRFAHPHRVMLGLYAGAFLGMLSETSMNIALPDLMDEFSVSSGTAQWMVVGYMLAIGVVLPCAGFLLK, from the coding sequence TTGTCCGATATCCAGACAACCCCCGAAAACACCATGCCCGCCGGCGAATCCGGCATCTACGATTCCCGTAATCCCCGCACCCCCCCCCATAATTCCCCCGACCCCCGCAACGATGACGCGGCCCGGCGCTTCGCGCACCCGCACCGGGTGATGCTCGGCCTGTACGCCGGCGCGTTCCTCGGCATGCTGTCCGAAACGTCCATGAACATCGCCCTGCCCGACCTGATGGACGAGTTCTCCGTCTCCTCCGGCACCGCCCAGTGGATGGTCGTCGGCTATATGCTGGCCATCGGCGTCGTGCTGCCGTGCGCCGGCTTCCTGCTTAAGTAG
- a CDS encoding glycosyltransferase family 39 protein, whose product MTHRNRTGAHRRTPVFSLAVALCAIAAASTSFLMGRNQSLWFDEQYSLLLAGKPIRSLIALTAVDAHPPLYYLMLKAWMPLTGGDVAALRLLNCLLLGAAVMVMLILLRDLFGTRTASLCMPFLLCGGFMLRYGYELRMYSLAMLVAVFGTYAILRATATIGGDAPSSGTARDAVRSRADRRPRIAWWTAYACTVALGMYTLYLTAFVWLAHAIWLAWRSWRRLTVYIASLALYLPWMPVLLGQMRHSVLPPIRRAMNMSGVASALDTVMLGMTERELPSSVSLLVLATLLSIFAMAVIALNAPQEGMPDQPDQSDRRPPAAGRNSLPHPIQLNRAAFVLIIMLAAVPPVIMIVWSAAKELSTGGYGLFSIRYLSVAMPFGYSAMALSCIFAAARRPCLARLAYAAVLVALLAGTVTFAIRGNHSFDRSDTPGSAALSRSVSCSASRPVIAQDEYTYIDAYWYYRDCPAYYFLDADDVPARGGYAPLRHTAAQLKSLDPLAADRFTLLSWSTRRDYDALLHATGWARGGVTRRGANAAVEYRRRPSSPPASPQRQAGPDRGPSRERVGYGLP is encoded by the coding sequence CTGTGGTTCGACGAGCAGTATTCCCTGCTGCTGGCGGGCAAGCCGATCCGCAGCCTGATCGCCCTGACCGCCGTCGACGCACATCCGCCGCTGTACTATCTGATGCTCAAGGCCTGGATGCCGCTGACCGGCGGCGACGTCGCCGCGCTCAGACTCCTGAATTGCCTGTTGCTCGGCGCTGCGGTCATGGTCATGCTGATCCTGCTGCGCGATCTGTTCGGCACCCGCACCGCCTCCCTATGCATGCCGTTCCTGCTGTGCGGCGGCTTCATGCTGCGCTATGGATACGAACTGCGCATGTACTCGCTGGCGATGCTGGTCGCGGTGTTCGGCACCTATGCGATCCTACGCGCCACCGCCACGATCGGCGGCGACGCCCCGTCGTCCGGCACGGCACGAGACGCCGTTCGGAGCCGCGCCGACCGCCGGCCGCGCATCGCATGGTGGACGGCATATGCGTGCACCGTCGCGCTGGGCATGTACACGCTCTATCTGACCGCATTCGTCTGGCTGGCGCACGCCATATGGCTGGCATGGCGCTCGTGGCGTCGTCTCACGGTCTATATCGCATCGCTGGCCCTCTATCTGCCGTGGATGCCGGTATTGCTCGGTCAGATGCGGCATTCCGTGCTCCCGCCGATACGCCGCGCGATGAACATGTCCGGCGTGGCGAGCGCCCTCGATACGGTGATGCTCGGCATGACCGAGCGGGAACTGCCGTCGTCGGTCTCGCTGCTGGTGCTGGCGACCCTGCTGAGCATATTCGCCATGGCCGTCATCGCTTTGAACGCGCCGCAGGAGGGGATGCCGGACCAGCCGGATCAATCAGACCGGAGGCCCCCGGCGGCCGGTCGAAACTCCTTGCCCCACCCGATCCAGTTGAATCGTGCCGCTTTCGTGCTGATCATCATGCTGGCCGCCGTACCGCCGGTCATCATGATCGTCTGGTCGGCGGCCAAGGAGCTGTCCACCGGCGGATACGGCCTGTTCTCCATACGGTATCTGAGCGTGGCCATGCCGTTCGGATATTCCGCAATGGCCCTGTCCTGCATATTCGCCGCGGCGCGGCGGCCCTGCCTCGCCCGCCTCGCCTATGCGGCCGTCCTGGTCGCGCTGCTCGCCGGAACCGTCACCTTCGCGATCCGCGGCAACCATAGCTTCGATCGTTCCGATACGCCCGGATCGGCGGCGCTGAGCCGATCCGTCAGCTGTTCCGCGAGCCGGCCGGTGATCGCGCAGGACGAGTACACCTACATCGACGCGTACTGGTATTACCGGGACTGTCCGGCCTACTATTTCCTCGACGCCGATGACGTGCCGGCACGGGGCGGGTACGCGCCGCTGCGCCACACCGCCGCGCAGCTGAAGAGCCTCGACCCGCTCGCCGCCGACCGGTTCACGCTGCTGAGCTGGTCCACGCGGCGCGACTACGACGCGCTGCTGCATGCGACCGGATGGGCGCGCGGCGGGGTGACCCGCCGCGGCGCCAACGCCGCCGTCGAGTACCGACGCCGGCCTTCCTCGCCGCCCGCGTCGCCGCAGCGGCAAGCGGGGCCCGACCGGGGTCCGTCACGGGAACGCGTCGGGTATGGTTTGCCCTAA